Proteins from a single region of Apium graveolens cultivar Ventura chromosome 7, ASM990537v1, whole genome shotgun sequence:
- the LOC141673106 gene encoding putative F-box protein At3g10240, with protein MVNDYDCLIPIRMELSGAKKIRSSSVTKELPEELIRTEILARLPLKSLARFKSVCKLWLSVLSSDPQFIKELDRRNPDDYDCIVANNSDHIVILSRYREIFTLHGDHLYKLIGSANGLVCVTRGKKVSLWNPAIFQCKEFDLPPLCYLGMDKIGFGFYPVSNDYKVVVLCKSYSLSNLNCVVYSSSSGTWIAQSQPGYEIVMSKFTRSLTPTTMVKDCPYWTCSTRDKNITSLATLKFDATSSSCWLSFPVM; from the coding sequence ATGGTTAATGATTATGATTGTCTAATCCCAATTAGAATGGAGTTGTCTGGTGCAAAAAAGATTAGAAGCTCTTCCGTGACTAAGGAGCTACCGGAAGAATTAATCCGAACGGAGATATTGGCACGGCTTCCACTTAAATCATTGGCGCGCTTCAAATCAGTTTGTAAGTTATGGCTCTCTGTATTGTCTTCTGATCCTCAATTCATTAAAGAACTAGATCGTCGAAATCCTGATGACTATGACTGCATCGTAGCTAATAATTCAGACCATATCGTTATTCTCTCCCGTTACAGAGAGATATTTACCCTCCATGGGGATCACTTATACAAGTTGATCGGTTCTGCCAATGGCTTAGTTTGTGTCACTCGCGGTAAGAAAGTGTCCTTATGGAACCCCGCAATTTTTCAATGTAAAGAATTTGATCTTCCACCACTTTGTTATTTGGGTATGGATAAAATTGGATTTGGTTTTTATCCTGTTAGTAATGATTACAAGGTGGTAGTCTTGTGTAAATCGTATTCTTTGTCGAATCTGAATTGTGTTGTTTACTCTTCTAGCTCCGGTACATGGATTGCTCAGAGTCAGCCTGGTTATGAGATTGTTATGAGTAAGTTTACGAGATCACTCACTCCAACTACTATGGTAAAAGATTGTCCTTACTGGACATGTTCTACTAGAGATAAGAACATAACATCTCTGGCTACACTCAAGTTTGATGCTACAAGTTCAAGTTGTTGGCTGAGTTTTCCTGTGATGTAA
- the LOC141672580 gene encoding uncharacterized protein LOC141672580 has translation MEKYQKVQKPRAQTAFNENEMRITSVGLLGNYVNYATVLFQEKSGREIVLKGMGQAISKTVTIAEILKRRIPELHQDTVIESVSILDVWEPIEDGLLPVETSRQVSAITITLSTEELDKNSAGYQAPTYVEQSRPRQNYQQQRSQQQPRQARTGYNVVSEDAYGHGRVPGRGRGRGWNRGGYRNYEGNYPGNYQGGYQGSYYGGYQGNYPGGYPGNYPGSYQGNYPGSYQGNYPGNYQGNYQENGGYSNRGQGRARGPRSGGYSYRGTGYGRGRGRGGGRGSQY, from the exons ATGGAAAAGTATCAAAAAGTGCAGAAACCAAGGGCTCAAACAGCCTTTAATGAAAATGAAATGAGGATCACTTCTGTAGGGTTGCTTGGAAATTATGTTAATTATGCTACTGTTCTTTTTCAG GAGAAAAGTGGAAGGGAAATTGTTCTTAAAGGAATGGGACAGGCCATAAGTAAGACGGTTACTATAGCCGAGATTCTTAAG AGGAGGATTCCTGAGTTGCATCAAGATACTGTTATTGAATCGGTAAGCATACTGGATGTATGGGAGCCTATTGAAGACGGTCTTCTGCC TGTGGAGACAAGTCGCCAAGTCTCAGCTATCACTATCACCCTGTCAACTGAGGAGTTGGACAAGAATTCTGCAGG GTATCAAGCTCCAACTTATGTGGAACAATCAAGGCCACGGCAGAATTATCAACAACAACGATCTCAGCAACAACCTCGGCAAGCACGGACCGGTTACAATGTTGTCAGTGAAG ATGCATATGGGCACGGTCGAGTGCCTGGTAGAGGGAGAGGGCGGGGATGGAACAGAGGTGGGTACAGAAACTATGAAGGAAACTATCCAGGGAATTATCAAGGTGGCTATCAGGGTAGTTATTATGGTGGCTACCAGGGGAATTATCCAGGGGGCTACCCGGGTAATTATCCAGGGAGCTACCAGGGGAATTATCCAGGGAGCTACCAGGGGAATTATCCAGGGAACTACCAGGGAAATTATCAAG AAAATGGTGGATATTCAAACCGGGGCCAAGGCAGGGCTCGTGGCCCTCGTTCAGGAGGTTATAGCTATCGCG GGACTGGATACGGAAGAGGCAGGGGCCGAGGTGGTGGCAGGGGGTCGCAATATTGA
- the LOC141672341 gene encoding uncharacterized protein LOC141672341, with amino-acid sequence MQIIQWLLRMADEPTKESLCAKTQEVLPNQLEAKQRQKRVRRISLGCENFTLFTILRRRDISKTCFYNTLNLRRVDTTELKKSNNKGLEVATNHVKNTKVLPLDDALSSRNQRGNEQQGDQKAKGEKTKTFSKMKELVRWAAASKSKKEEKYISRKAPQSRAIKSIPDDGKRSSESSKISSRWDTESCSTTSSVYSALSSASSKRIIVDQTKNIHHCSNSTRVLDNNHSTTATTTKSGNWITTDSEFVVLEL; translated from the exons ATGCAG ATCATTCAGTGGCTCCTAAGGATGGCAGATGAACCAACAAAGGAGAGCTTGTGTG CAAAAACACAAGAAGTGTTGCCAAATCAGCTGGAGGCTAAACAAAGACAGAAAAGAGTAAGAAGAATCAGTCTGGGTTGCGAGAACTTTACTTTGTTCACTATACTAAGAAGAAGGGACATTTCAAAGACTTGCTTTTACAATACTCTCAATCTAAGAAGAGTCGATACAACGGAGCTGAAGAAGAGTAACAACAAAGGACTAGAGGTAGCCACTAATCATGTCAAAAATACCAAGGTTCTGCCTCTTGATGATGCATTATCATCTCGAAACCAACGTGGCAATGAGCAACAGGGAGATCAGAAAGCTAAGGGTGAAAAAACTAAAACTTTTTCGAAAATGAAGGAGCTTGTGAGATGGGCTGCTGCTTCTAAATCCAAGAAAGAAGAAAAGTACATCAGTCGAAAG GCTCCACAATCTCGAGCAATAAAATCGATACCAGATGATGGCAAACGAAGTAGTGAGTCCTCAAAGATAAGCTCCAGATGGGATACTGAAAGTTGTTCCACAACTTCCTCTGTTTACTCTGCACTTTCATCAGCTTCTTCTAAAAGGATTATTGTTGATCAGACCAAGAACATACATCATTGCTCGAACTCGACTCGTGTTCTTGATAATAATCACAGTACTACTGCTACAACTACTAAATCAGGAAACTGGATCACTACAGACTCTGAAT TTGTGGTGCTGGAGCTCTAA